One segment of Panicum virgatum strain AP13 chromosome 3K, P.virgatum_v5, whole genome shotgun sequence DNA contains the following:
- the LOC120700631 gene encoding DELLA protein SLN1-like, translating to MGLVPFGLLPMDPAAAAAAALTGAISPPFPAGAAANSATYCIDPALLASLLPPGSGRQPAVPAAAAEATRQRREEEEEAAAIRLVHLLVTSAGAIQSGDYSAAHGNLAEARAILSVIATSTGIGRVAKHFADALAQRLFPAYPQAAAPAPPPAAPADLYSHFYDAGPYLNFAYSTANQALLDAFEGCDRVHVVDFALMQGLQWPTLIHALSQREGGPPYLRITGIGPYPTGAGDELREVGIRLAEFARSLGVPFCFQGLCVDQLDGLSSWMLKIVPGEALAFNSILQLHRLLVDPDADPAVAAPIDILLDLVAELKPRVFTVVEQEADHNRPPLLERFTNALFHYAAMFDSMAAVGHRGGAIDSLAEAYLRGEIFDIVCGEGSARAERHEPLGRWRERLARAGLTQVPFGRNEVQLATAQLLRATPSSPGSGYSILECAGSLALAWHDRPLYAATAWSAAGGSGAGAVAGTAEGRDNGRRPPQD from the coding sequence ATGGGCCTCGTCCCCTTCGGCTTGCTGCCTatggaccccgccgccgccgccgccgccgcgctcaccGGCGCCATCTCTCCTCCGTTCCCTGCCGGCGCAGCCGCCAACAGCGCCACGTACTGCATCGACCCGGCCCTGCTCGCGTCcctcctgccgcccggcagcggcagGCAGCCCGCTGTCCCAGCAGCAGCCGCGGAGGCGACGAGGCAgcgccgggaggaggaggaggaggccgcggccaTCCGCCTGGTGCACCTCCTCGTCACCTCAGCCGGCGCTATCCAGTCGGGCGACTACTCGGCCGCGCATGGCAACCTGGCCGAGGCGCGCGCGATCCTCTCGGTGATCGCTACCTCGACGGGGATCGGCCGCGTCGCGAAGCACTTCGCCGACGCGCTCGCGCAGCGCCTCTTCCCGGCGTACCCGCAAGCGGCGGCGCCTGCTCCGCCTCCCGCGGCGCCGGCCGACCTCTACAGCCACTTCTACGACGCGGGACCCTACCTGAACTTCGCCTACTCCACGGCGAACCAGGCGCTCCTCGACGCATTTGAGGGCTGCGACCGCGTGCACGTCGTCGACTTCGCCCTCATGCAGGGCCTCCAGTGGCCGACGCTCATCCACGCCCTGTCCCAACGCGAAGGCGGGCCACCGTACCTCCGCATCACCGGCATTGGCCCGTACCCAActggcgccggcgacgagctccgTGAGGTGGGCATCCGACTCGCCGAGTTCGCGCGCTCCCTGGGCGTCCCCTTCTGCTTCCAGGGCCTCTGCGTCGACCAGCTCGACGGGTTGAGCAGCTGGATGCTCAAAATCGTCCCCGGCGAGGCGCTGGCATTCAACTCCATCCTGCAGCTCCACCGTCTCCTCGTCGACCCGGACGCCGACCCGGCGGTGGCCGCGCCGATCGACATCCTCCTCGACCTCGTCGCCGAGCTGAAGCCCAGGGTCTTCACGGTGGTGGAGCAGGAGGCAGACCACAACAGGCCGCCGCTGCTGGAGAGGTTCACCAACGCGCTCTTCCACTACGCGGCCATGTTCGACTCCATGGCGGCCGtgggccaccgcggcggcgccatcgACTCGCTCGCGGAGGCGTACCTCCGGGGCGAGATCTTCGACATCGTCTGCGGCGAGGGCAGCGCCCGCGCCGAGCGCCACGAGCCGCTGGGTCGCTGGAGGGAGAGGCTCGCTCGCGCGGGGCTGACCCAGGTGCCGTTCGGCCGGAACGAggtccagctggcgacggcgcAGCTGCTCCGCGCCACGCCGTCCTCCCCCGGCTCCGGGTACAGCATCCTCGAGTGCGCTGGCAGCCTCGCGCTGGCGTGGCACGACCGCCCGCTGtacgcggcgacggcgtggagCGCGGCAGGGGGGAGCGGTGCCGGCGCCGTTGCTGGCACCGCCGAGGGGCGCGACAACGGCCGTCGGCCGCCGCAAGACTAG
- the LOC120697765 gene encoding pentatricopeptide repeat-containing protein At1g15510, chloroplastic-like produces the protein MPRPPTKPALNSPFLPLAASLPSPRALPPTRLSPEKRPRRLSSAAVSAAASTSFSADPSAELRALCSHGQLAQALWLLESSAEQPDEDAYVALFRLCEWRRAVEPGLRACAHADDRHAWFGLRLGNAMLSMLVRFGETWQAWRVFAKMPERDVFSWNIMVGGYGKAGLLEEALDLYHRMMWAGVRPDVYTFPCVLRSCGGIPDWRMGREVHAHVLRFGFGGEVDVLNALMTMYAKCGDAVAARKVFDSMTMMDCISWNAMIAGHFENGECNTGLELFLTMLENEVQPNLMTITSVTVASGLLSDISFAKEMHGLAVKRGFATDVAFCNSLIQMYASLGMMGQARTVFSRMDTRDAMSWTAMISGYEKNGFPDKALEVYALMEVNNVSPDDITIASALAACACLGRLDIGVKLHELAESKGFMSYIVVANALLEMYAKSKHIDKAIEVFKCMPEKDVVSWSSMIAGFCFNHRNFEALYYFRHMLADVKPNSVTFIAALAGCAATGALRSGKEIHAHVLRHGIGSEGYLPNALIDLYVKCGQTGYAWAQFCAHGAKDVVSWNTMLAGFVAHGHGDTALSFFNKMVKTGECPDEVTFVALLCACSRGGMVNEGWELFHSMTEKYSIVPNLKHYACMVDLLCRVGQLAEAHNFINEMPIAPDAAVWGALLNGCRIHRHVELGELASKYVLELEPNDAGYHVLLCDLYADAGRWDKLARVRKTMRDKGLDHDSGCSWVEVKGVVHAFLTDDESHPQIREINTVLEGIYERMKASGCAPVESHSPEDKEVSKDDIFCGHSERLAVVFGLINTAPGTLVSITKNQYTCQSCHRILKMISNIVRRDIIVRDSNQLHHFKDGSCTCGDEGYA, from the coding sequence ATGCCGCGCCCGCCCACTAAGCCCGCGCTCAACTCACCCTTCCTCCCACTCGCCGCCTCCCTTccctcgccgcgcgccctcCCGCCCACCCGCCTGTCCCCCGAGAAGCGCCCACGACGCCTCAGCTCGGCCGCCgtatcggcggcggcgtccacgtCCTTCTCCGCGGACCCGAGCGCGGAGCTGCGAGCGCTCTGCTCCCATGGCCAGCTCGCGCAGGCGCTCTGGCTCCTCGAGTCCTCCGCGGAGCAGCCCGACGAGGACGCCTACGTCGCGCTGTTCCGCCTCTGCGAGTGGCGCCGCGCGGTGGAACCCGGGCTGCGCGCGTGCGCGCACGCGGACGACCGGCACGCGTGGTTCGGGCTCCGCCTCGGGAACGCCATGCTCAGCATGCTCGTCAGGTTCGGGGAGACGTGGCAGGCGTGGAGGGTGTTCGCCAAAATGCCCGAGAGGGACGTCTTCTCCTGGAACATCATGGTGGGCGGGTACGGGAAGGCCGGATTGCTGGAGGAGGCGCTGGACCTGTACCACAGGATGATGTGGGCAGGTGTGAGGCCGGATGTCTACACGTTCCCTTGCGTGCTGCGGAGTTGTGGCGGCATCCCGGACTGGAGGATGGGGAGGGAGGTGCATGCACATGTCCTCCGGTTTGGGTTTGGGGGCGAGGTTGACGTCCTCAACGCACTCATGACCATGTATGCTAAATGTGGGGATGCTGTGGCTGCACGTAAGGTGTTTGACAGTATGACCATGATGGACTGTATCTCATGGAATGCGATGATTGCTGGGCATTTTGAGAATGGTGAGTGCAATACAGGGTTGGAGTTGTTTCTTACTATGCTGGAGAATGAGGTGCAGCCTAACCTTATGACGATAACTAGTGTGACTGTTGCATCAGGTTTGTTGTCAGATATAAGTTTTGCCAAGGAAATGCATGGGCTTGCAGTGAAGAGGGGTTTTGCCACTGATGTTGCATTTTGCAACTCTTTGATTCAGATGTATGCGAGTCTTGGGATGATGGGGCAAGCAAGAACAGTGTTCTCGAGAATGGATACTAGAGATGCCATGTCATGGACAGCTATGATATCTGGGTATGAGAAAAATGGCTTCCCGGATAAAGCTCTTGAAGTGTATGCACTGATGGAAGTGAACAATGTAAGTCCTGATGATATTACTATTGCAAGTGCCCTTGCTGCTTGTGCTTGCTTGGGACGTTTGGATATTGGCGTCAAGTTGCATGAGCTTGCTGAGAGCAAGGGATTCATGAGCTACATCGTAGTTGCAAATGCCCTCCTTGAAATGTATGCAAAGTCCAAGCACATTGATAAGGCTATTGAAGTTTTTAAGTGCATGCCTGAGAAGGATGTAGTATCATGGAGTTCAATGATCGCAGGATTTTGTTTCAACCATAGGAACTTTGAGGCTCTTTATTATTTCAGGCATATGCTGGCAGATGTAAAGCCCAATTCTGTCACTTTTATAGCTGCTCTTGCTGGTTGTGCTGCTACTGGGGCTTTGAGGAGTGGTAAGGAGATCCATGCACATGTTTTAAGGCATGGTATTGGATCTGAAGGTTATTTACCCAATGCCCTTATCGACTTGTATGTAAAATGTGGCCAGACAGGTTATGCTTGGGCACAGTTCTGTGCGCACGGTGCAAAGGATGTTGTGTCTTGGAATACAATGCTTGCTGGTTTTGTAGCTCATGGGCATGGGGATACTGCTCTATCGTTCTTCAATAAAATGGTGAAAACTGGAGAGTGTCCGGATGAAGTTACGTTTGTCGCTCTGTtatgtgcttgtagtaggggtggAATGGTCAATGAAGGTTGGGAACTTTTTCACAGCATGACTGAGAAATACTCTATTGTTCCAAATCTCAAGCACTATGCATGCATGGTGGATCTGCTATGTCGTGTTGGGCAACTGGCAGAAGCTCACAACTTTATAAATGAAATGCCTATCGCACCAGATGCTGCTGTTTGGGGAGCCTTGCTAAATGGATGCCGGATACACCGGCATGTTGAACTTGGCGAGCTTGCGTCAAAATATGTTCTTGAATTGGAGCCTAATGATGCTGGATATCATGTTCTTTTGTGTGATCTATATGCTGATGCTGGTAGATGGGATAAATTGGCCAGGGTGAGGAAAACCATGCGGGATAAAGGATTGGATCATGATTCTGGATGTAGCTGGGTTGAGGTTAAAGGAGTGGTCCATGCATTTCTAACGGATGATGAATCACATCCACAGATCAGAGAAATAAATACTGTTCTTGAAGGAATATATGAGCGGATGAAAGCATCTGGTTGTGCTCCTGTTGAATCTCATTCTCCAGAAGATAAAGAAGTATCCAAGGATGACATCTTTTGTGGTCACAGCGAAAGACTTGCTGTTGTTTTTGGTTTGATCAATACCGCACCTGGCACCCTGGTTTCTATCACCAAAAACCAGTACACATGCCAGAGTTGTCACAGGATATTGAAGATGATTTCTAACATCGTACGAAGAGATATAATTGTTAGGGACAGTAATCAACTCCACCATTTCAAGGATGGAAGTTGTACATGTGGAGATGAAGGTTATGCGTGA
- the LOC120697766 gene encoding 3-ketoacyl-CoA synthase 11-like, translating into MAEARTEQAPPLVQRQTPAASGMPDFKQSVKLKYVKLGYHHLITHGAYLLLVPLPGLVAAHLSTLTLRDVADLWQSLQYNLVSVVVCSTLLVIAATAYVLTRPRPVYLVDFACYKPDEERKCSRARFMNCTESLGTFTPENIEFQRKIVERSGLGDDTYLPEAVLNIPPNPSMANARKEAEMVMFGALDELFAKTGVRPKDIGILVVNCSLFNPTPSLSAMIINHYKLRGNIVGYNLGGMGCSAGLISIDLAKDLLQSHPNTYAVVISMENITLNWYFGNNRSMLVSNCLFRMGGAAILLSNRGSARRRSKYQLVHTVRTHKGADDRCFGCVTQREDEDGKVGVSLSKDLMAVAGDALKTNITTLGPLVLPMSEQLLFFATLVARRVLKRKVKPYIPDFKLAFEHFCIHAGGRAVLDELEKNLKLTDWHMEPSRMTLHRFGNTSSSSLWYELAYTEAKGRIKKGDRTWQIAFGSGFKCNSAVWKALRSVNPAKEKGLGNPWMEDVESYPVPVPKVSVVRSA; encoded by the coding sequence ATGGCCGAGGCGAGAACAGAgcaagcgccgccgctggtgcagaggcagacgccggcggcgagcggcatgCCGGACTTCAAGCAGTCGGTGAAGCTCAAGTACGTGAAGCTGGGGTACCACCACCTCATCACCCACGGCGCGTACCTTCTGCTGGTGCCGCTGCCGGGGCTGGTGGCGGCGCACCTCTCGACCTTGACGCTGCGGGACGTGGCGGACCTGTGGCAGAGCCTGCAGTACAACCTGGTGTCCGTGGTGGTCTGCTCCACGCTGCTCGTGATCGCCGCCACGGCGTACGTGCTGACGCGGCCGCGGCCCGTGTACCTGGTGGACTTCGCGTGCTACAAGCCCGACGAGGAGCGCAAGTGCAGCCGCGCGCGGTTCATGAACTGCACCGAGTCCCTGGGCACCTTCACGCCGGAGAACATCGAGTTCCAGCGCAAGATCGTCGAGCGCTCGGGGCTGGGCGACGACACGTACCTCCCGGAGGCCGTGCTCAACATCCCGCCCAACCCGTCCATGGCCAACGCGCGCAAGGAGGCGGAGATGGTCATGTTCGGCGCGCTGGACGAGCTGTTCGCCAAGACGGGCGTCCGGCCCAAGGACATCGGCATCCTGGTCGTCAACTGCAGCCTCTTCAACCCGACGCCGTCGCTGTCCGCCATGATCATCAACCACTACAAGCTCCGGGGCAACATCGTGGGCTACAACCTCGGCGGCATGGGCTGCAGCGCGGGGCTCATCTCCATCGACCTCGCCAAGGACCTGCTGCAGTCGCACCCCAACACCTATGCCGTGGTCATCAGCATGGAGAACATCACCCTCAACTGGTACTTCGGCAACAACCGCTCCATGCTCGTGTCCAACTGCCTCTTCCgcatgggcggcgcggcgatcCTGCTCTCCAAccgcggctcggcgcggcgccgcTCCAAGTACCAGCTGGTGCACACGGTGCGCACCCACAAGGGCGCCGACGACCGCTGCTTCGGCTGCGTCACCCAGCGCGAGGACGAGGACGGCAAGGTGGGCGTGTCGCTGTCCAAGGACCTGATGGCCGTCGCCGGGGACGCGCTCAAGACCAACATCACCACGCTGGGCCCGCTGGTGCTGCCCATGTCGGAGCAGCTGCTCTTCTTCGCCACGCTCGTCGCGCGTAGGGTCCTCAAGCGCAAGGTCAAGCCCTACATCCCGGACTTCAAGCTGGCGTTCGAGCACTTCTGCATCCACGCCGGCGGGCGCGCGGTGCTGGACGAGCTGGAGAAGAACCTCAAGCTGACGGACTGGCACATGGAGCCCTCCAGGATGACGCTGCACCGGTTCGGCAACACGTCCAGCAGCTCGCTCTGGTACGAGCTCGCCTACACCGAGGCCAAGGGCCGGATCAAGAAGGGCGACCGCACCTGGCAGATCGCCTTCGGGTCCGGCTTCAAGTGCAACAGCGCCGTGTGGAAGGCGCTCCGGTCGGTGAACCCGGCCAAGGAGAAGGGCCTCGGGAACCCCTGGATGGAGGACGTCGAAAGCTACCCCGTGCCCGTCCCCAAGGTCTCGGTCGTCAGATCCGCATAA
- the LOC120697770 gene encoding malate dehydrogenase, mitochondrial-like translates to MRSSLLKSTSELLRRSRGYSSSANPERKVAILGAAGGIGQPLALLMKLNPLVSSLSLYDIAGTVGVAADVSHINSPALVKGFMGDDQLGEALEGSDVVIIPAGVPRKPGMTRDDLFNINAGIVKALSTAIAKHCPNALVNMISNPVNSTVPIAAEVFKKAGTYDEKKLFGVTTLDVVRAKTFYAGKAGVPVTDVNVPVVGGHAGITILPLFSQATPASNSLAQEDIVALTKRTQDGGTEVVEAKAGKGSATLSMAYAGAVFADACLKGLNGVPDIIECSYVQSTVTELPFFSTKVCLGKNGVEEVLGLGELSDFEKQGLENLKGELKASIEKGIKFAHGN, encoded by the exons ATGAGGTCGTCTCTGCTGAAATCCACGTCCGAGCTcctccgccgcagccgcggcTACTCCTCATCGGCCAACCCGGAGAGGAAGGTGGCCATcctgggcgcggcgggcggcatcGGGCAGCCGCTCGCGCTCCTCATGAAGCTCAACCCGCtcgtctcctccctctccctctacgATATCGCGGGGAccgtcggcgtcgccgccgacgtGTCCCACATCAACTCCCCCGCACTG GTTAAGGGGTTCATGGGGGATGACCAGCTCGGGGAGGCGCTGGAGGGATCCGACGTCGTTATCATCCCCGCCGGGGTGCCCAGGAAGCCCGGCATGACCAGGGACGACCTCTTCAACATTAACGCTGGCATTGTTAAGGCGCTCAGCACCGCCATCGCCAAGCACTGCCCCAAC GCACTTGTCAATATGATCAGCAACCCTGTCAACTCCACTGTCCCGATTGCAGCGGAGGTTTTCAAGAAGGCTGGTACTTATGATGAGAAGAAGCTGTTTGGTGTGACCACTCTTGATGTTGTTCGTGCTAAAACCTTTTATGCTGGAAAGGCGGGCGTGCCTGTTACTG ATGTGAATGTTCCTGTTGTCGGGGGCCATGCGGGTATTACTATTCTGCCACTCTTCTCACAG GCCACTCCTGCAAGCAATTCATTGGCCCAAGAAGACATTGTGGCCCTCACCAAGAGAACACAGGATGGTGGAACGGAGGTTGTTGAAGCAAAGGCTGGAAAGGGCTCTGCAACATTGTCCATGGC ATATGCTGGTGCTGTGTTTGCAGATGCATGCTTGAAGGGTCTCAATGGAGTTCCTGACATTATAGAGTGCTCTTATGTGCAATCAACTGTGACGGAGTTGCCGTTCTTTTCCACCAAG GTATGCCTCGGCAAGAATGGAGTGGAGGAAGTGCTTGGTCTGGGAGAGCTCTCCGACTTTGAGAAGCAGGGGCTGGAAAACCTCAAGGGCGAGCTCAAGGCTTCCATTGAGAAGGGTATCAAGTTCGCCCACGGGAACTAG
- the LOC120697769 gene encoding GTP-binding nuclear protein Ran-2-like, whose product MALPNQGTVDYPSFKLVIVGDGGTGKTTFVKRHLTGEFEKKYEPTIGVEVHPLDFTTNCGKIRFYCWDTAGQEKFGGLRDGYYIHGQCAIIMFDVTSRLTYKNVPTWHRDLCRVCENIPIVLCGNKVDVKNRQVKAKQVTFHRKKNLQYYEISAKSNYNFEKPFLYLARKLAGDSNIHFVEAVALKPPEVTIDMAMQQQHEAELIAAAAQPLPDDDDDLIE is encoded by the exons ATG GCGCTGCCGAACCAGGGGACTGTCGATTACCCCAGCTTCAAGCTCGTCATCGTTGGAGATGGCGGAACGG GTAAAACCACATTCGTGAAGAGGCATCTCACTGGAGAGTTTGAGAAGAAATATGAGC CAACCATTGGTGTGGAAGTTCATCCGTTGGATTTCACTACTAACTGTGGTAAGATCCGTTTCTACTGCTGGGATACAGCTGGGCAAGAGAAGTTTGGTGGCCTCAGGGATGGATACTA TATCCATGGCCAGTGTGCGATCATTATGTTTGATGTTACCTCAAGGCTGACTTACAAGAATGTTCCTACATGGCATAGGGACCTGTGCAG GGTGTGTGAAAACATCCCCATCGTCCTGTGTGGTAACAAGGTTGATGTGAAGAACAGGCAGGTGAAGGCCAAGCAGGTCACCTTCCACAGGAAGAAGAATCTGCAGTACTATGAAATTTCTGCTAAGAGCAACTACAACTTTGAGAAGCCGTTCctttaccttgcaaggaagcTGGCTGG GGATTCCAACATTCACTTTGTTGAAGCCGTCGCTCTTAAGCCTCCTGAAGTTACCATTGACATGGCCATGCAGCAACA GCATGAAGCTGAGCTTATTGCTGCTGCAGCACAACCtcttcctgatgacgatgatgatctCATTGAGTGA
- the LOC120697772 gene encoding phospholipase A1-II 7-like, which yields MASSSPSPMLGSIANRWRELQGAGSWAGLLDPLDIDLRANIIAYGELTQATYDGFNQEKRSPNCGACVFGYADLLASSGAAAAGSYAVTKFIYATSALPVPEAFLVLPLPELLPESWSRESNWMGYVAVATDDGVAALGRRDILVAWRGTMRSLEWVNDFDFTPVSAAPVLGSAAAANPAAMVHRGFLSVYRSSDPDSKYNQSSARDQVLEEVSRLMALHKDEVTSITVVGHSLGASLATLNAVDLAANGVNAPADSSQPPCPVTAFVYASPRVGDGNFKSAFASFPDLRALHVKNAGDVVPLYPPLGYVDVAVPLPIDTGRSPYLRQPGTIPTRHNLECYLHGVAGEQGSGGGFKLEVDRDVALANKGEDALKSKYPVPADWWVAKNKCMVKGADGHWALQDFEQI from the exons atggcgtcgtcgtcgccgtcgccgatgcTTGGAAGCATTGCCAACAGGTGGCGCGAGCTCCAGGGCGCGGGCTCGTGGGCCGGCCTGCTCGACCCGCTCGACATCGACCTGCGCGCGAACATCATCGCCTACGGCGAGCTCACGCAGGCCACCTACGACGGGTTCAACCAGGAGAAGCGCTCTCCCAACTGCGGCGCCTGCGTGTTCGGCTACGCGGACCTGCTGGCGAgctcgggcgccgccgcggcggggagcTACGCCGTCACCAAGTTCATCTACGCCACCTCGGCGCTGCCCGTGCCCGAGGCGTTCCTGGTCCTCCCGCTGCCGGAGCTGCTGCCGGAGTCGTGGAGCAGGGAGTCCAACTGGATGGGGTacgtcgccgtcgccacggacgacggcgtcgcggcgctGGGGAGGCGCGACATCCTCGTCGCGTGGCGCGGGACGATGCGGAGCCTCGAGTGGGTCAACGACTTCGACTTCACGCCCGTGTCCgccgcgccggtgctgggctccgcggcggcggcgaacccgGCCGCCATGGTGCACAGGGGATTCCTGTCCGTGTACAGGTCCAGCGACCCGGATTCCAAGTACAACCAGTCCAGCGCCAGAGATCAG GTTCTTGAGGAGGTCAGCCGGCTAATGgcgctgcacaaggacgaggtGACCAGCATCACCGTCGTGGGGCACAGCCTGGGCGCGTCGCTGGCCACGCTCAACGCCGTGGACCTCGCCGCCAACGGCGTGAACGCGCCCGCCGACTCCTCCCAGCCGCCGTGCCCCGTGACGGCCTTCGTGTACGCGAGCCCGCGCGTCGGGGACGGCAACTTCAAGAGCGCCTTCGCCTCGTTCCCGGACCTGCGGGCGCTGCACGTGAAGAACGCCGGCGACGTAGTGCCGCTGTACCCGCCGCTGGGGTACGTGGACGTGGCCGTGCCGCTGCCCATCGACACGGGGCGGTCGCCGTACCTGCGCCAGCCCGGGACGATCCCGACGCGGCACAACCTCGAGTGCTACCTGCACGGCGTGGCCGGGgagcagggcagcggcggcgggttcAAGCTGGAGGTGGACCGCGACGTGGCGCTGGCGAACAAGGGGGAGGACGCGCTCAAGAGCAAGTACCCCGTGCCCGCCGACTGGTGGGTCGCCAAGAACAAGTGCATGGTCAAGGGCGCCGACGGCCACTGGGCGCTTCAGGACTTCGAGCAGATTTGA
- the LOC120697771 gene encoding malate dehydrogenase, mitochondrial-like, whose protein sequence is MRSSLLKSTSELLRRSRGYSSSANPERKVAILGAAGGIGQPLSLLMKLNPLVSSLSLYDIAGTVGVAADVSHINTPALVKGFMGDDQLGEALEGSDVVIIPAGVPRKPGMTRDDLFNINAGIVKALSTAIAKHCPNALVNMISNPVNSTVPIAAEVFKKAGTYDEKKLFGVTTLDVVRAKTFYAGKAGVPVTDVNVPVVGGHAGITILPLFSQATPPSNSLSQEEIVALTKRTQDGGTEVVEAKAGKGSATLSMAYAGAVFADACLKGLNGVPDIVECSFVQSTVTELPFFASKVRLGKNGVEEVFGLGELSDFEKQGLENLKGELKASIEKGIKFAHRN, encoded by the exons ATGAGGTCGTCTCTGCTGAAATCCACGTCCGAGCTcctccgccgcagccgcggcTACTCCTCCTCTGCCAACCCGGAGCGGAAGGTGGCCATCCTGGGCGCGGCTGGTGGCATCGGGCAGCCGCTCTCACTCCTCATGAAGCTCAACCCGCtcgtctcctccctctccctctacgATATCGCGGGGACCGTCGGCGTCGCTGCCGACGTGTCCCACATCAACACCCCCGCCCTG GTGAAGGGGTTCATGGGGGATGACCAGCTCGGGGAGGCGCTGGAGGGATCCGACGTCGTTATCATCCCCGCCGGGGTGCCCAGGAAGCCCGGCATGACCAGGGACGACCTCTTCAACATCAACGCTGGCATTGTTAAGGCGCTTAGCACCGCCATCGCCAAGCACTGCCCCAAC GCACTTGTCAATATGATCAGCAACCCTGTCAACTCCACTGTCCCGATTGCAGCGGAGGTTTTCAAGAAGGCTGGTACTTATGATGAGAAGAAGCTGTTTGGTGTGACCACTCTTGATGTTGTTCGTGCTAAAACATTTTATGCTGGAAAGGCGGGCGTGCCAGTTACTG ATGTGAATGTTCCTGTTGTCGGGGGCCATGCGGGTATTACTATTCTGCCACTCTTCTCACAG GCCACTCCTCCAAGCAATTCATTGTCCCAAGAAGAAATTGTGGCCCTCACCAAGAGGACACAGGACGGTGGAACGGAGGTTGTTGAAGCGAAGGCTGGAAAGGGTTCTGCAACATTGTCAATGGC ATATGCTGGTGCTGTGTTTGCAGATGCATGCTTGAAGGGTCTGAATGGAGTTCCTGACATTGTAGAGTGCTCGTTTGTGCAATCAACTGTGACGGAGTTGCCCTTCTTTGCCTCCAAG GTACGCCTCGGCAAGAATGGAGTGGAGGAAGTGTTTGGTCTGGGAGAGCTCTCCGACTTTGAGAAGCAGGGGCTGGAAAACCTCAAGGGCGAGCTCAAGGCTTCCATTGAGAAGGGTATCAAGTTCGCCCACAGGAACTAG
- the LOC120697767 gene encoding uncharacterized protein LOC120697767 — translation MASAAAATAKPIPLPPAPIRRRGGGCCWKTRPVPLAAARLRVSASAASSDVPDFLSSNWLETRKRKPFGPRLNFSAEEAVEYQLESLKYNDQPRQDYGIEVMYRFAGFDPFERSTYFGRQFDLGQFERFRRLFHHSAYRVLLGHKERKILSSLWVGENQFKQRVWVQGARPEEEGIFQFTMVQRVGGSWDGYWLTESLINDGDAFSGGIAY, via the exons ATGGCGTCGGCAGCTGCTGCGACCGCCAAGCCGATCCCTCTACCGCCGGCGCcaatccgccgccgcggcggcggctgttgcTGGAAGACCAGGCCGGTTCccctcgccgcggcgcggcttagggtctccgcctccgccgcctcgtcggACGTGCCGGACTTCCTCTCGTCCAACTG GCTTGAGACACGCAAGAGAAAGCCCTTTGGTCCCAGGTTGAAT TTTAGTGCAGAAGAAGCAGTGGAATACCAACTTGAGTCCTTGAAATACAATGATCAGCCCCGCCAGGATTATGGGATAGAGGTCATGTACCGG TTTGCAGGCTTCGACCCCTTTGAAAGGTCAACTTACTTCGGACGACAATTTGATCTAGGACAG TTTGAACGCTTCCGACGCTTGTTTCACCATTCAGCTTACAGAGTGTTGCTAGGCCACAAAGAAAGAAAGATATTAAGCAGCTTATGGGTTGGAGAG AACCAATTTAAACAAAGAGTTTGGGTACAAGGAGCCCGTCCCGAGGAAGAAGGAATATTTCAGTTTACAATGGTTCAG AGAGTTGGAGGCTCGTGGGATGGTTACTGGCTAACTGAGAGCTTAATCAACGATGGGGACGCATTCTCAGGTGGTATTGCTTACTGA